Proteins from one Ammospiza nelsoni isolate bAmmNel1 chromosome 18, bAmmNel1.pri, whole genome shotgun sequence genomic window:
- the LOC132081399 gene encoding acyl-CoA dehydrogenase family member 11-like — translation MFACRLPWWRSSVTCKSWQSGHFVPWGSCQMLTIKGVNTTVGQEQQAGMKEKQMLEVSEMHLARRDTEALFQEQPKTGNQYLEDTLLQSYLKTHLPLKVLEEVHQNLERFGKRLLTEIQPLGWECELNPPVFRQFDAWGRRVDHIHTCLAWRRMKEISAEEGLIAEAYEKRYSHWSRLYQAVKLYLFSSSSGGFSCPLAMTDGAAKVIESLGIPASLKNAFDHLTSRDPEKFWTSGQWMTERRGGSDVANGTETVARKQPDGTYRLYGFKWFTSAADSDMALTLARIADAEGQCTQGSRGLSLFFLRVRDEQGKLNNIQVQRLKDKLGTRQMATAELWLQGARAELISAEGRGVAAISNMLNITRIHNVIGAVAAMRRMISLSRDYACKRVAFGKLLKNHPLHVQTMARMEVQVRGAFLLLMDIVRLLGLAETNLASEQEQLLLRLLIPVAKLYTGKQASAVAVEAMESFGGQGYMEDTGLPVILRDALVLSIWEGTTNILSLDVLRSLAKSQGQVMAVFLSTVKKKLELASGIKELSPATQRAQEAIGSLQQFMTTMGIGRALSMELAARDFSYSLARIYTGALLLEHAARPGASPADTFAALRWCHQELCPVAAESARGSYGDKAVLQDSALVFGNSRL, via the exons ATGTTTGCCTGTCGTTTGCCCTGGTGGAGATCCAGTGTCACCTGCAAGTCGTGGCAATCAGGTCACTTTGTGCCTTGGGGCAGCTGCCAAATGCTGACTATTAAAGGAGTCAACACGACTGTGGGGCAGGAGCAACAGGCCGgcatgaaggaaaaacaaatgttaGAAGTTTCAGAAATGCACCTCGCAAGGAGAGACACAGAGGCCCTCTTCCAAGAGCAGCCTAAGACTGGGAACCAGTACCTGGAAGACACTTTGCTTCAGAGTTACTTGAAAACACACCTTCCTCTCAAG GTCCTGGAGGAGGTGCATCAGAACCTGGAGAGGTTTGGAAAGCGGCTGCTGACCGAGAtccagcccctgggctgggaatgTGAGCTGAACCCCCCCGTGTTCCGGCAGTTCGACGCCTGGGGGCGGCGCGTGGATCACATCCACACCTGCTTGGCctggaggaggatgaaggagATTTCAGCAGAAGAAGGGCTGATTGCTGAGGCCTATGAGAAAAGATACTCCCACTGGAG ccgCCTGTACCAGGCTGTCAAACTGTACTTGTTCTCAAGCTCCTCTGGAGGTTTCAGCTGTCCACTGGCCATGACTGATGGGGCAGCCAAAGTCATTGAG TCACTGGGGATTCCTGCATCTCTGAAAAATGCCTTTGACCATCTGACATCCCGTGACCCGGAGAAGTTCTGGACCTCTGGCCAGTGGATGACGGAGCGAAGGGGTGGCTCCGATGTCG CAAATGGCACTGAGACCGTGGCCAGGAAGCAGCCGGATGGCACCTATCGTCTGTATGGGTTTAAATGGTTCACATCAGCAGCTGATTCTGACATGGCATTGACCCTGGCCAGGATAGCAGATGCTGAAGGACAG TGTACCCAGGGCTCCAGAGGCCTGTCCTTGTTCTTCCTGAGGGTTCGGGATGAGCAGGGGAAGCTGAACAACATCCAGGTGCAAAGGCTGAAGGACAAGCTGGGCACGAGGCAGATGgcaacagcagagctgtggctgcaaggagccagagcagagctg ATCTCTGCAGAGGGCCGGGGAGTGGCCGCCATCTCCaacatgctgaacatcactCGGATCCACAACGTCATTGGTGCAGTGGCTGCCATGAGAAG GATGATCAGTCTGAGCAGGGACTACGCCTGCAAGCGCGTGGCCTTCGGGAAGCTGCTCAAGAACCATCCCCTGCACGTGCAGACAATGGCCCGGATGGAG GTGCAGGTGAGAGGGGCGTTCCTGCTGCTCATGGACATCGTTCGCCTGCTGGGCCTGGCTGAAACCAACCTGGCcagtgagcaggagcagctgctgctgaggctgctcatCCCAGTGGCCAAGCTGTACACAGGGAAGCAG GCTTCTGCCGTGGCTGTTGAGGCAATGGAGAGTTTTGGGGGCCAGGGTTACATGGAGGACACAGGCTTGCCAGTCATACTCCGGGATGCTCTG GTGCTGTCCATATGGGAGGGAACAACCAATATCCTGTCCCTGGATGTGCTGCGGTCCCTGGCCAAGAGCCAAGGGCAGGTGATGGCTGTGTTCCTGTCCACAGTGAAG AAAAAGCTGGAGCTGGCTTCAGGCATTaaggagctgtccccagccacgCAGAGGGCACAGGAAGCCATCGGGAGCCTCCAGCAGTTCATGACAACCATGGGCATAGGGCGGGCACTGAGCAtggagctggcagccagagaCTTCTCCTACAGCCTGGCACGGATCTACACAG gaGCTCTCCTCCTGGAACACGCGGCTCGGCCCGGCGCTTCCCCCGCAGACACCTTCGCTGCCCTGAG GTGGTgccaccaggagctgtgcccgGTGGCCGCGGAGTCGGCGAGGGGCAGCTACGGGGAcaaggcagtgctgcaggacagcGCCCTGGTGTTCGGGAACAGCCGGCTCTGA